A region from the Vicia villosa cultivar HV-30 ecotype Madison, WI linkage group LG3, Vvil1.0, whole genome shotgun sequence genome encodes:
- the LOC131662394 gene encoding disease resistance protein SUMM2-like isoform X2 — translation MANIVMVVASNVGKYLAGPVIREVQYLLCVNNVINLLENEREALTSERDSLLTRVAQAKERTEVIENPVEKWLNDVENLLEEVEILVRRTETDLNCFQGWFPTCSRYLLCKEMVKKIEAMEKFKGKSNDINPFSHLAPLPGIQYQSSEDFIYFESTKMAYSQIWEALEDDRVSIIGVHGEGGCGKTALVTEVGKKAEELDMFDKVISITVSRTPNIRGIQGKIADMLNVRLGEESEEGRAQRLWLCLQEKKRVLIIVDDIWRGFHLMDIGILLDSVNKRTWKILITTHSELICTSMECQKTTHLELLSEDESWTFFQKFVRVDNIHSKNLPLEICNECERLPLTIKTVALSLKGRDESEWHQTLEKLRDSKESNDEGGVTATFSCLKLCFGYLLRPETKQLFLMCSLFPEDYHIPIEDLLRYTVGLRAEERLSLSSRRSLFEADISQLLDSGLLMRGSVKMHDVVRDAALWYANRSKNCKIMVNVDKPLSIVAGDNKIRDCFAVSSWWYNESPSFCQLHDPNLKILLLNISSLGSFNSYVLLRLTFEGMQGLEVLSLTINYKRVRLSLPPSIQLLRNVRTLRLNGLEFGDLFFIPSLIRLEILDLRRCKFNELPIEIGKLLSLRLLDLSECHIFRSYYYNGAIGKCLQLEELYASACYPEEYVSEISMDISILPNLQRFKFSDQITLKLKDCNISNLRTTEKTILQIGKYVSLTGLHGGCKNIIPDMVGIVGGMKDLTSLLLKRCKEIKCIVDATYDFKEDDLIPNLAELRLQRLENFTVLCRGPPLEVLRYFEKLELLDIQFCKQLYVIFPMECKLRNLKILRLQYCWTDGVLFSASVAQSLQQLEELSIIDCNELKHIISASGSEHDDGFNTREEIIPIPTSSPFLMTNLREVNIVGCRSLESIFPICYVEGLNQLQMLEILSSPKLKYVFDEYGHEHLSSHQYKNQVMLPRLESLTLDNLNNFIGMCPENCQANWPSQTLRIMDINNCPRVDLLRLNLQVGYDKRRRNHLNEIWSFQCLQHLTVGNNEKLKYLFFMKTHRSLPELIELSVYDCQELEQIFAASEELVQLPRAKVYFPKLKDIYVDNCNKLKNLFPLAMVRMLPQLSVLNITNCTGVEEVFRHGPGGDNIIRKFEVVIPYLACIILDDLPNFIDICHGYKLPDIELLQLCISNCPKIVPSLKKVQDETQ, via the exons ATGGCAAATATTGTTATGGTTGTTGCAAGTAATGTGGGTAAATACTTGGCGGGACCAGTAATCCGCGAAGTACAATACCTTCTTTGCGTTAATAATGTAATCAATCTTCTTGAGAATGAAAGAGAGGCATTGACATCTGAAAGAGACAGTTTGCTAACTCGTGTTGCACAAGCCAAAGAGAGAACTGAAGTAATTGAAAATCCAGTGGAGAAATGGTTGAATGATGTGGAGAATCTCCTTGAAGAGGTGGAGATTCTTGTACGAAGGACAGAGACAGACCTCAATTGTTTTCAAGGATGGTTTCCAACGTGTAGTCGGTATTTATTATGCAAGGAAATGGTAAAGAAGATAGAGGCAATGGAGAAATTCAAAGGTAAAAGTAATGACATTAATCCATTTTCTCATCTTGCTCCACTACCAGGTATTCAGTATCAGTCATCCGAAGACTTCATTTATTTTGAATCAACAAAAATGGCTTATAGTCAAATCTGGGAAGCACTTGAGGATGATCGTGTCTCTATAATTGGAGTGCATGGAGAGGGTGGATGTGGAAAAACAGCCCTTGTAACAGAAGTTGGCAAAAAGGCTGAGGAATTGGATATGTTTGATAAGGTTATATCAATCACAGTGTCTCGAACTCCAAATATTAGAGGCATTCAAGGAAAAATTGCAGATATGTTAAACGTGAGATTGGGGGAAGAAAGTGAAGAGGGAAGAGCACAACGTTTATGGTTGTGTTTACAAGAAAAGAAGCGAGTTCTTATAATAGTAGACGATATATGGAGAGGGTTTCATTTGATGGATATAGGGATTCTCTTAGACAGTGTTAACAAGCGAACATGGAAGATCCTCATAACCACTCATAGCGAGCTTATTTGTACATCAATGGAATGCCAAAAGACTACTCATTTGGAGCTCTTGTCTGAAGATGAATCTTGGACTTTCTTCCAAAAATTTGTTAGAGTAGATAACATACACTCCAAAAATTTGCCACTGGAAATCTGCAATGAATGCGAAAGACTTCCCCTAACAATCAAAACTGTGGCGTTGTCATTAAAAGGAAGGGATGAAAGTGAATGGCATCAGACATTAGAAAAATTGAGGGATTCAAAGGAATCTAATGATGAAGGAGGAGTGACTGCTACTTTTAGCTGCCTTAAATTATGCTTTGGTTATTTGCTAAGGCCAGAAACAAAACAACTCTTTCTGATGTGTTCTCTTTTTCCAGAAGACTATCACATTCCAATAGAAGATTTGTTGAGGTATACAGTTGGATTGCGTGCAGAAGAAAGATTATCGTTATCGTCAAGAAGAAGCTTATTTGAAGCAGACATCAGCCAACTTTTAGACTCAGGTTTGCTGATGCGAGGTTCCGTGAAGATGCACGACGTGGTTCGTGACGCAGCCTTATGGTATGCAAATAGGTCAAAGAATTGCAAAATAATGGTAAATGTGGACAAACCACTTAGCATTGTGGCAGGGGACAACAAAATAAGAGATTGTTTTGCAGTATCCTCATGGTGGTATAATGAAAGTCCCTCTTTCTGTCAACTGCATGATCCAAATCTTAAAATTCTATTGCTAAATATAAGTTCTCTTGGGTCATTTAATTCCTATGTTTTATTGCGTTTAACATTTGAAGGAATGCAAGGGCTTGAGGTGTTGTCTCTAACCATCAACTACAAAAGAGTACGATTATCACTACCTCCCTCAATCCAACTGTTGAGAAATGTTCGAACTTTGCGCTTAAATGGATTGGAGTTTGGTGACTTATTTTTCATACCTAGCTTAATAAGACTTGAGATTCTTGACTTGCGACGTTGTAagttcaatgaacttcctattgAAATAGGAAAACTCTTAAGCCTAAGGCTGCTAGATTTGTCAGAATGTCATATTTTTAGAAGTTACTACTATAATGGAGCAATAGGAAAATGTTTACAACTAGAGGAACTATATGCTTCAGCATGCTACCCAGAAGAGTATGTTTCTGAGATCAGTATGGATATCAGTATCCTCCCAAATTTACAAAGGTTTAAATTTAGTGATCAAATCACACTAAAATTAAAGGATTGTAATATCTCAAATTTGAGGACAACTGAAAAAACAATTCTGCAAATAGGTAAATATGTTTCTTTGACAGGCCTCCATGGAGGATGTAAAAATATCATTCCAGATATGGTTGGAATTGTGGGAGGCATGAAAGATTTGACTTCTCTCCTTCTTAAAAGATGCAAAGAGATAAAATGCATCGTCGATGCAACCTATGATTTCAAGGAAGATGATTTGATTCCCAACTTGGCCGAGTTAAGACTTCAACGGTTGGAAAATTTTACAGTATTGTGTCGAGGTCCACCTCTGGAAGTACTGCGCTACTTTGAGAAACTAGAACTACTTGATATTCAATTTTGCAAGCAGTTATACGTCATTTTTCCTATGGAATGTAAGTTACGAAATCTTAAGATCCTCAGGTTACAATATTGCTGGACCGATGGAGTACTTTTCTCAGCATCTGTTGCTCAAAGTCTGCAGCAACTAGAAGAACTAAGTATAATTGATTGCAATGAATTGAAGCATATAATTTCTGCAAGTGGAAGTGAACATGATGATGGCTTTAATACTAGGGAGGAAATAATTCCAATTCCAACGAGTTCTCCTTTTTTGATGACCAATCTAAGGGAAGTTAACATTGTCGGTTGTAGAAGTTTAGAGTCGATATTCCCAATTtgttatgttgaaggactaaaccAATTGCAAATGCTGGAAATATTATCATCTCCTAAGCTGAAATATGTGTTTGATGAATATGGTCATGAACACCTTTCATCACACCAATACAAGAACCAGGTCATGCTTCCTCGTTTGGAATCTCTCACTCTCGATAATCTTAACAATTTCATTGGGATGTGTCCAGAGAATTGTCAAGCAAATTGGCCATCTCAGACACTGAGGATAATGGACATAAATAATTGTCCGAGAGTGGATCTACTACGGTTGAATTTGCAGGTTGGCTATGATAAGAGACGGCGTAATCATCTGAATGAA ATTTGGAGTTTCCAGTGTCTTCAACATTTAACAGTGGGCAATaatgaaaaattgaaatatttgttCTTCATGAAAACACATAGAAGCCTACCAGAGTTGATTGAACTTAGTGTTTACGATTGTCAAGAATTGGAACAAATTTTTGCAGCAAGTGAAGAACTTGTGCAGCTTCCCCGTGCTAAAGTTTATTTTCCGAAGCTAAAAGATATATATGTCGATAACTGCAACAAGTTGAAAAACCTTTTCCCTCTTGCTATGGTCAGAATGCTTCCACAACTAAGCGTGCTTAATATAACAAATTGTACTGGAGTGGAAGAGGTTTTTAGACATGGTCCCGGAGGAGACAATATTATCAGGAAATTTGAAGTTGTGATTCCATACTTGGCATGTATAATCTTGGATGATCTACCTAATTTTATAGATATCTGCCATGGTTATAAGTTACCTGATATTGAACTTCTACAACTCTGCATATCTAACTGCCCCAAAATTGTTCCAAGCTTAAAAAAAGTTCAG GATGAAACTCAATAA
- the LOC131658875 gene encoding probable disease resistance protein At4g27220 — protein MAEKIEAVEKFKGKSNDINPFSHLAPLPGIQYQSSEDFIYFESTKMAYSQIWEALVDDRVSIIGVHGEGGCGKTALVTEVGKKAEELDMFDKVISITVSRTPNVRGIQGEMADMLNVRLEEESEKGRAQRLWLCLQEKKRTLLIVDDLWEKFHLMDIGVLLDSVNKGTWKILITTHSERICISMECQKTTHLELLSVDESWTFFQKFARVDNIHSKNLPREICNECERLPLTIKTVASSLKGRPESEWRRALEKLRDSKASNDEGEVTATFSCLKLCFGYLLRPETKQLFLMCSLFPEDYHIPIEDLLRYAVGLSVEERLSLQSRRSLYEANISQLLDSGLLMRGSVKMHNVVRDAALWFANRSKNRKILVNVDKPLSTIAEDNKIRDCFAVSSWWYNESPSFCQLLAPNLKMLLLNISARRSWNSLDLSHLTFEGIQGLEVFSLTINYKIVRLSLPPSIQLLTNVRTLRLNGMEFGDISFIASLIRLEVLDLRRCKFNELPIGICKLLRLKLLDLSECRIFGNTYNGAIGKCSQLEELYASACYPEAYVLKISMDISILLNLQRFKFSDQITLKLKDCNISNLKASEKTILQIGKNISLTGLHGGCKNIIPDMVGIVVGMNDLTSLHLTSCKEIECIFDATYDFKEDDLTPSLVQLRLQLLENLTVLCRGPPLEVLRFFEKLELLDLRYCKQLQNIFPRECKLQNLKILRLEDCKTDEVLFITSVAQSLQQLEQLKISGCDELKHIIAESGSERDGCNTSGEIIPSSMNSHFLMTNLREVEIFSCGSLESIFPISNVEGLNQLQKLEISSSPKLEYVFGQYGHETLSSHQYQSHVMLPHLESLIFLGLDNLIGMCPENCQAKWPSQSLRTMTIVNGPKLDVPWFNLQVGYDKRQHHHLNEIWSFQCLQILTVGNFAKLKCLFSMETHRSLPELIYLAIRDCQELEQIVAVNEEPLELPNAELYFLKLNYIYVYNCNKLKSLFPLAMVRMLPQLSSLRITRCAQVEEMFRHGPGGDDIIKEMEVVLPYLAHVFLADLPNFLNICHGYKLHNTDRLQLHISNCPKIVQMKLEEEKERVRLKYSDSSSETGRRRSRESKIRRR, from the exons ATGGCAGAGAAAATAGAGGCagtggaaaaattcaaaggcAAAAGCAATGATATTAATCCATTTTCTCATCTTGCTCCACTACCAGGTATTCAGTATCAGTCATCCGAAGACTTCATTTATTTTGAATCAACAAAAATGGCTTATAGTCAAATCTGGGAAGCACTTGTGGATGATCGCGTCTCTATAATTGGAGTGCATGGAGAGGGTGGATGTGGAAAAACAGCCCTTGTAACAGAAGTTGGCAAAAAGGCTGAGGAATTGGATATGTTTGATAAGGTTATATCAATCACAGTGTCTCGAACTCCAAACGTTAGAGGCATTCAAGGAGAAATGGCTGATATGTTAAACGTGAGATTGGAGGAAGAAAGTGAAAAGGGAAGAGCACAGCGTTTATGGCTGTGTTTACAAGAAAAGAAGCGAACTCTTCTAATAGTAGATGATCTATGGGAAAAGTTTCATTTGATGGATATAGGGGTTCTCTTAGACAGTGTTAACAAGGGAACTTGGAAGATCCTCATAACCACTCATAGCGAGCGTATTTGTATATCAATGGAATGCCAAAAGACTACTCATTTGGAGCTCTTGTCTGTAGATGAATCTTGGACTTTCTTCCAAAAATTTGCAAGAGTTGATAACATACACTCCAAAAATTTGCCACGGGAAATCTGCAATGAATGCGAAAGACTTCCCTTAACAATCAAAACTGTGGCGTCATCATTAAAAGGAAGGCCTGAAAGTGAATGGCGTCGGGCGTTAGAGAAGTTGAGGGATTCAAAGGCATCCAATGATGAAGGAGAAGTGACTGCTACTTTTAGCTGCCTTAAATTATGCTTTGGTTATTTGCTAAGGCCAGAAACAAAACAACTGTTTCTGATGTGTTCTCTTTTTCCCGAAGACTATCACATCCCAATAGAAGATTTGTTGAGGTATGCGGTTGGACTGAGTGTGGAAGAGAGATTATCGTTACAGTCAAGAAGAAGCTTATATGAAGCAAACATCAGCCAACTTTTAGACTCAGGTTTGCTGATGCGAGGTTCCGTGAAGATGCACAATGTGGTTCGTGATGCAGCCTTATGGTTTGCAAATAGATCAAAGAATCGCAAAATATTGGTAAATGTGGACAAACCACTTAGCACAATTGCAGAGGACAACAAGATAAGAGATTGTTTTGCAGTATCCTCATGGTGGTATAATGAAAGTCCCTCTTTCTGTCAATTGCTTGCTCCAAATCTTAAAATGCTATTGCTAAACATAAGTGCTCGTAGATCATGGAATTCCCTGGATTTATCGCATTTAACATTTGAAGGAATACAAGGGCTTGAGGTGTTTTCTCTAACCATCAACTACAAAATAGTACGATTATCACTACCTCCCTCTATCCAACTGTTGACCAATGTTCGAACTTTGCGCTTAAATGGAATGGAGTTTGGTGACATATCTTTCATAGCAAGTTTAATAAGACTTGAGGTTCTTGACTTGCGACGTTGTAAGTTCAACGAACTTCCTATTGGAATATGTAAACTCTTACGTCTAAAGCTGCTAGATTTGTCAGAATGTCGTATTTTTGGAAACACCTATAATGGAGCAATAGGAAAATGTTCACAACTAGAGGAACTATATGCTTCAGCATGCTACCCCGAAGCCTATGTGTTAAAGATCAGTATGGATATCAGTATTCTCTTAAATTTACAAAGGTTTAAATTTAGTGATCAAATCACACTAAAATTAAAGGATTGTAATATCTCAAATTTGAAGGCATCTGAAAAAACAATTCTGCAAATAggtaaaaatatttctttgacaGGCCTTCATGGAGGATGTAAAAATATCATCCCAGATATGGTTGGAATTGTGGTAGGCATGAATGATTTGACTTCTCTCCATcttacaagttgcaaagagatagaATGCATCTTTGATGCAACCTATGATTTCAAGGAAGATGATTTGACTCCCAGCTTGGTCCAGTTAAGACTTCAACTTTTGGAAAACTTGACAGTATTGTGTCGAGGTCCACCTCTGGAAGTACTACGCTTCTTTGAAAAACTAGAACTACTTGATTTACGATATTGTAAGCAGTTACAGAACATTTTTCCTAGGGAATGTAAGTTACAAAATCTTAAGATCCTCAGGTTAGAAGATTGCAAGACCGATGAAGTACTTTTCATAACATCTGTTGCTCAAAGTCTGCAGCAATTAGAACAACTAAAAATAAGTGGATGCGATGAATTGAAGCATATAATTGCTGAAAGTGGAAGTGAACGCGATGGCTGTAATACAAGTGGGGAAATAATTCCAAGTTCAATGAATTCTCATTTTCTGATGACCAATCTAAGGGAAGTTGAGATTTTCAGTTGTGGAAGTTTAGAGTCAATATTCCCAATTTCGAATGTTGAAGGACTAAACCAATTGCAAAAGCTGGAAATATCATCATCTCCTAAGCTGGAATATGTGTTTGGTCAATATGGTCATGAAACCCTTTCATCACACCAATACCAGAGCCACGTCATGCTTCCTCATTTGGAATCTCTCATATTCCTTGGTCTTGACAATTTAATTGGGATGTGTCCAGAGAATTGTCAAGCAAAGTGGCCATCTCAGTCTCTGAGGACAATGACCATAGTTAACGGTCCAAAATTGGATGTACCATGGTTCAATTTGCAGGTTGGCTATGATAAGAGACAACATCATCATCTGAATGAA ATTTGGAGTTTCCAATGTCTTCAGATTTTAACAGTGGGCAATTTTGCGAAATTGAAATGTTTATTCTCCATGGAAACACATAGAAGCTTACCAGAGTTGATTTATCTTGCCATTCGCGACTGTCAAGAATTGGAACAAATTGTTGCAGTAAATGAAGAACCTTTGGAACTTCCTAATGCTGAATTGTATTTTCTAAAGCTAAATTATATATATGTCTATAACTGCAACAAATTGAAAAGCCTTTTCCCTCTTGCTATGGTCAGAATGCTTCCACAACTAAGTTCGCTTAGAATAACTAGATGTGCTCAAGTTGAAGAGATGTTTAGACATGGTCCCGGAGGAGACGATATTATCAAGGAAATGGAAGTTGTGCTTCCATACTTAGCACATGTATTCTTGGCTGATCTACCTAATTTTCTAAATATCTGCCATGGTTATAAGTTACATAATACTGATCGGCTACAACTCCACATATCTAACTGCCCCAAAATTGTTCAG ATGAAActggaagaagaaaaagaaagagtaaGATTAAAATATTCTGATTCTTCTTCTGAAactggaagaagaagaagtagaGAAAGCAAGATTAGAAGACGGTGA
- the LOC131662394 gene encoding disease resistance protein SUMM2-like isoform X1 → MANIVMVVASNVGKYLAGPVIREVQYLLCVNNVINLLENEREALTSERDSLLTRVAQAKERTEVIENPVEKWLNDVENLLEEVEILVRRTETDLNCFQGWFPTCSRYLLCKEMVKKIEAMEKFKGKSNDINPFSHLAPLPGIQYQSSEDFIYFESTKMAYSQIWEALEDDRVSIIGVHGEGGCGKTALVTEVGKKAEELDMFDKVISITVSRTPNIRGIQGKIADMLNVRLGEESEEGRAQRLWLCLQEKKRVLIIVDDIWRGFHLMDIGILLDSVNKRTWKILITTHSELICTSMECQKTTHLELLSEDESWTFFQKFVRVDNIHSKNLPLEICNECERLPLTIKTVALSLKGRDESEWHQTLEKLRDSKESNDEGGVTATFSCLKLCFGYLLRPETKQLFLMCSLFPEDYHIPIEDLLRYTVGLRAEERLSLSSRRSLFEADISQLLDSGLLMRGSVKMHDVVRDAALWYANRSKNCKIMVNVDKPLSIVAGDNKIRDCFAVSSWWYNESPSFCQLHDPNLKILLLNISSLGSFNSYVLLRLTFEGMQGLEVLSLTINYKRVRLSLPPSIQLLRNVRTLRLNGLEFGDLFFIPSLIRLEILDLRRCKFNELPIEIGKLLSLRLLDLSECHIFRSYYYNGAIGKCLQLEELYASACYPEEYVSEISMDISILPNLQRFKFSDQITLKLKDCNISNLRTTEKTILQIGKYVSLTGLHGGCKNIIPDMVGIVGGMKDLTSLLLKRCKEIKCIVDATYDFKEDDLIPNLAELRLQRLENFTVLCRGPPLEVLRYFEKLELLDIQFCKQLYVIFPMECKLRNLKILRLQYCWTDGVLFSASVAQSLQQLEELSIIDCNELKHIISASGSEHDDGFNTREEIIPIPTSSPFLMTNLREVNIVGCRSLESIFPICYVEGLNQLQMLEILSSPKLKYVFDEYGHEHLSSHQYKNQVMLPRLESLTLDNLNNFIGMCPENCQANWPSQTLRIMDINNCPRVDLLRLNLQVGYDKRRRNHLNEIWSFQCLQHLTVGNNEKLKYLFFMKTHRSLPELIELSVYDCQELEQIFAASEELVQLPRAKVYFPKLKDIYVDNCNKLKNLFPLAMVRMLPQLSVLNITNCTGVEEVFRHGPGGDNIIRKFEVVIPYLACIILDDLPNFIDICHGYKLPDIELLQLCISNCPKIVPSLKKVQVTLFLVNLNILIFFFFI, encoded by the exons ATGGCAAATATTGTTATGGTTGTTGCAAGTAATGTGGGTAAATACTTGGCGGGACCAGTAATCCGCGAAGTACAATACCTTCTTTGCGTTAATAATGTAATCAATCTTCTTGAGAATGAAAGAGAGGCATTGACATCTGAAAGAGACAGTTTGCTAACTCGTGTTGCACAAGCCAAAGAGAGAACTGAAGTAATTGAAAATCCAGTGGAGAAATGGTTGAATGATGTGGAGAATCTCCTTGAAGAGGTGGAGATTCTTGTACGAAGGACAGAGACAGACCTCAATTGTTTTCAAGGATGGTTTCCAACGTGTAGTCGGTATTTATTATGCAAGGAAATGGTAAAGAAGATAGAGGCAATGGAGAAATTCAAAGGTAAAAGTAATGACATTAATCCATTTTCTCATCTTGCTCCACTACCAGGTATTCAGTATCAGTCATCCGAAGACTTCATTTATTTTGAATCAACAAAAATGGCTTATAGTCAAATCTGGGAAGCACTTGAGGATGATCGTGTCTCTATAATTGGAGTGCATGGAGAGGGTGGATGTGGAAAAACAGCCCTTGTAACAGAAGTTGGCAAAAAGGCTGAGGAATTGGATATGTTTGATAAGGTTATATCAATCACAGTGTCTCGAACTCCAAATATTAGAGGCATTCAAGGAAAAATTGCAGATATGTTAAACGTGAGATTGGGGGAAGAAAGTGAAGAGGGAAGAGCACAACGTTTATGGTTGTGTTTACAAGAAAAGAAGCGAGTTCTTATAATAGTAGACGATATATGGAGAGGGTTTCATTTGATGGATATAGGGATTCTCTTAGACAGTGTTAACAAGCGAACATGGAAGATCCTCATAACCACTCATAGCGAGCTTATTTGTACATCAATGGAATGCCAAAAGACTACTCATTTGGAGCTCTTGTCTGAAGATGAATCTTGGACTTTCTTCCAAAAATTTGTTAGAGTAGATAACATACACTCCAAAAATTTGCCACTGGAAATCTGCAATGAATGCGAAAGACTTCCCCTAACAATCAAAACTGTGGCGTTGTCATTAAAAGGAAGGGATGAAAGTGAATGGCATCAGACATTAGAAAAATTGAGGGATTCAAAGGAATCTAATGATGAAGGAGGAGTGACTGCTACTTTTAGCTGCCTTAAATTATGCTTTGGTTATTTGCTAAGGCCAGAAACAAAACAACTCTTTCTGATGTGTTCTCTTTTTCCAGAAGACTATCACATTCCAATAGAAGATTTGTTGAGGTATACAGTTGGATTGCGTGCAGAAGAAAGATTATCGTTATCGTCAAGAAGAAGCTTATTTGAAGCAGACATCAGCCAACTTTTAGACTCAGGTTTGCTGATGCGAGGTTCCGTGAAGATGCACGACGTGGTTCGTGACGCAGCCTTATGGTATGCAAATAGGTCAAAGAATTGCAAAATAATGGTAAATGTGGACAAACCACTTAGCATTGTGGCAGGGGACAACAAAATAAGAGATTGTTTTGCAGTATCCTCATGGTGGTATAATGAAAGTCCCTCTTTCTGTCAACTGCATGATCCAAATCTTAAAATTCTATTGCTAAATATAAGTTCTCTTGGGTCATTTAATTCCTATGTTTTATTGCGTTTAACATTTGAAGGAATGCAAGGGCTTGAGGTGTTGTCTCTAACCATCAACTACAAAAGAGTACGATTATCACTACCTCCCTCAATCCAACTGTTGAGAAATGTTCGAACTTTGCGCTTAAATGGATTGGAGTTTGGTGACTTATTTTTCATACCTAGCTTAATAAGACTTGAGATTCTTGACTTGCGACGTTGTAagttcaatgaacttcctattgAAATAGGAAAACTCTTAAGCCTAAGGCTGCTAGATTTGTCAGAATGTCATATTTTTAGAAGTTACTACTATAATGGAGCAATAGGAAAATGTTTACAACTAGAGGAACTATATGCTTCAGCATGCTACCCAGAAGAGTATGTTTCTGAGATCAGTATGGATATCAGTATCCTCCCAAATTTACAAAGGTTTAAATTTAGTGATCAAATCACACTAAAATTAAAGGATTGTAATATCTCAAATTTGAGGACAACTGAAAAAACAATTCTGCAAATAGGTAAATATGTTTCTTTGACAGGCCTCCATGGAGGATGTAAAAATATCATTCCAGATATGGTTGGAATTGTGGGAGGCATGAAAGATTTGACTTCTCTCCTTCTTAAAAGATGCAAAGAGATAAAATGCATCGTCGATGCAACCTATGATTTCAAGGAAGATGATTTGATTCCCAACTTGGCCGAGTTAAGACTTCAACGGTTGGAAAATTTTACAGTATTGTGTCGAGGTCCACCTCTGGAAGTACTGCGCTACTTTGAGAAACTAGAACTACTTGATATTCAATTTTGCAAGCAGTTATACGTCATTTTTCCTATGGAATGTAAGTTACGAAATCTTAAGATCCTCAGGTTACAATATTGCTGGACCGATGGAGTACTTTTCTCAGCATCTGTTGCTCAAAGTCTGCAGCAACTAGAAGAACTAAGTATAATTGATTGCAATGAATTGAAGCATATAATTTCTGCAAGTGGAAGTGAACATGATGATGGCTTTAATACTAGGGAGGAAATAATTCCAATTCCAACGAGTTCTCCTTTTTTGATGACCAATCTAAGGGAAGTTAACATTGTCGGTTGTAGAAGTTTAGAGTCGATATTCCCAATTtgttatgttgaaggactaaaccAATTGCAAATGCTGGAAATATTATCATCTCCTAAGCTGAAATATGTGTTTGATGAATATGGTCATGAACACCTTTCATCACACCAATACAAGAACCAGGTCATGCTTCCTCGTTTGGAATCTCTCACTCTCGATAATCTTAACAATTTCATTGGGATGTGTCCAGAGAATTGTCAAGCAAATTGGCCATCTCAGACACTGAGGATAATGGACATAAATAATTGTCCGAGAGTGGATCTACTACGGTTGAATTTGCAGGTTGGCTATGATAAGAGACGGCGTAATCATCTGAATGAA ATTTGGAGTTTCCAGTGTCTTCAACATTTAACAGTGGGCAATaatgaaaaattgaaatatttgttCTTCATGAAAACACATAGAAGCCTACCAGAGTTGATTGAACTTAGTGTTTACGATTGTCAAGAATTGGAACAAATTTTTGCAGCAAGTGAAGAACTTGTGCAGCTTCCCCGTGCTAAAGTTTATTTTCCGAAGCTAAAAGATATATATGTCGATAACTGCAACAAGTTGAAAAACCTTTTCCCTCTTGCTATGGTCAGAATGCTTCCACAACTAAGCGTGCTTAATATAACAAATTGTACTGGAGTGGAAGAGGTTTTTAGACATGGTCCCGGAGGAGACAATATTATCAGGAAATTTGAAGTTGTGATTCCATACTTGGCATGTATAATCTTGGATGATCTACCTAATTTTATAGATATCTGCCATGGTTATAAGTTACCTGATATTGAACTTCTACAACTCTGCATATCTAACTGCCCCAAAATTGTTCCAAGCTTAAAAAAAGTTCAGGTAACTCTTTTCCTTGTTAActtgaatattttaattttttttttcttcatttag